One genomic window of Deltaproteobacteria bacterium includes the following:
- a CDS encoding TIGR03790 family protein, with amino-acid sequence MRTCKLGTRISRSLPFFIAAVLVLFPTVGSALEPAARPMLQPDEILVIANVRTPRSVALARYYMMQRKIPGDRLLLLWAPDDETCGREEYDDLVASPVRRHLLDNPPSRPVRCLLLMYGLPLKVAPPKRNPERDSGPPAAQDRRGPHRTAGTVDPKQSAPVEDRPEKAKKRTSGGSSSDQWASLDSEIALVLARDYPLAGWIPNPDFIGRNEFRSEPPIREAFMVSRLDASSVAIVRRIIDDSLEAEEKGLKGIAYFDARWSQAERMEMLGSGSGYGYYDRSVRKAADLVRKSRKMEVVLDEQSTLFQPGACPDAALYCGWYSLARYVDAFQWARGSVGYHIASSECSTLKNRYSRVWCKMMLEKGVAVTLGPVNEPYLAAFPLPELFFSLLLKGSMTLAECYTASNPYVSWKMVLIGDPLYRPFKEYPGRGQ; translated from the coding sequence GACGAGATACTAGTCATCGCGAACGTGCGAACGCCCCGGAGCGTAGCCCTTGCTCGGTATTACATGATGCAAAGGAAGATTCCCGGTGACCGCCTCCTGTTGCTGTGGGCGCCCGACGACGAAACGTGCGGCAGGGAGGAATACGATGATCTAGTCGCAAGTCCGGTCAGGAGGCATCTGCTTGATAACCCCCCTTCCAGACCTGTCCGTTGCCTTCTCCTCATGTACGGTTTGCCTCTCAAGGTCGCTCCCCCGAAAAGGAATCCGGAACGGGACAGCGGCCCGCCGGCCGCGCAGGATAGACGGGGCCCTCATCGGACTGCCGGGACCGTCGATCCGAAACAAAGCGCACCTGTGGAGGATCGGCCCGAGAAAGCGAAAAAGCGCACCTCGGGGGGATCGAGCAGTGATCAGTGGGCCTCCCTGGATTCCGAGATTGCCCTGGTCCTGGCTCGGGACTACCCCCTGGCCGGCTGGATACCCAATCCGGATTTCATCGGACGAAACGAGTTCCGGTCCGAGCCCCCGATACGGGAAGCCTTTATGGTGTCTCGCCTGGACGCTTCTTCCGTGGCCATCGTCCGGCGCATCATCGATGACAGCCTTGAGGCCGAGGAAAAGGGGCTGAAAGGAATCGCTTATTTCGATGCTCGATGGTCCCAGGCGGAAAGGATGGAAATGCTTGGCAGTGGGTCCGGTTACGGGTACTACGATCGGTCCGTTCGTAAGGCGGCGGACCTTGTCCGAAAAAGCCGCAAAATGGAAGTGGTTCTGGATGAACAGTCAACCCTGTTTCAGCCGGGAGCGTGTCCGGATGCGGCGTTGTACTGCGGCTGGTACAGCCTGGCGCGATATGTGGATGCGTTTCAGTGGGCTCGCGGGTCCGTGGGCTACCATATTGCCAGCAGCGAATGTTCCACGCTCAAGAACAGGTACAGCCGGGTATGGTGCAAGATGATGCTCGAGAAGGGCGTGGCCGTCACCCTCGGTCCGGTGAACGAGCCGTACCTGGCGGCTTTCCCGCTCCCCGAACTCTTTTTCAGCCTGTTGTTGAAAGGATCCATGACCCTCGCTGAATGCTACACGGCATCGAATCCGTACGTCTCATGGAAGATGGTGTTGATCGGAGATCCGCTCTATCGCCCTTTCAAGGAATACCCTGGTCGCGGGCAGTGA
- a CDS encoding MoaD/ThiS family protein, giving the protein MRVEVKLFASLKRNYPSGMSDERVVELESGTSVARLLDMLDIPRKAAKIILRNGRHAEPEDILEDGDRLAIFPPIAGG; this is encoded by the coding sequence ATGAGGGTGGAAGTCAAACTGTTTGCAAGTCTGAAAAGGAATTATCCTTCAGGTATGAGCGACGAGCGCGTCGTGGAACTCGAGTCCGGGACAAGCGTCGCTCGACTGCTCGACATGCTCGACATTCCACGGAAGGCGGCGAAGATTATTCTTCGAAACGGCCGTCACGCCGAGCCTGAAGATATCCTCGAAGACGGGGACCGATTGGCCATATTCCCGCCAATCGCCGGAGGCTGA